A section of the Macadamia integrifolia cultivar HAES 741 chromosome 9, SCU_Mint_v3, whole genome shotgun sequence genome encodes:
- the LOC122088008 gene encoding major strawberry allergen Fra a 1.07-like, translating to MAVTTISNEFSCPIPPARLFKAAILDAHNLLPKIVPDKIKSIEIQGDGGAGSIKQINLADDGPFDFIKHRIDEVDEQNFKCKFTLIEGAVVGEKIEKVVDTVQFMASADGGSIIKATSEFYTIGDYKMGEDEIQMGKDMAVGTFKMVEGYLLQNPDAYA from the exons ATGGCTGTGACTACCATTAGCAATGAGTTCAGTTGCCCAATCCCTCCTGCTAGGCTTTTCAAGGCTGCAATCCTTGATGCACACAACCTACTTCCCAAGATCGTTCCTGACAAGATCAAATCCATTGAAATTCAAGGAGATGGCGGGGCTGGATCCATCAAACAGATCAACTTGGCTGATG ATGGCCCTTTTGACTTTATCAAGCATCGGATCGACGAAGTTGATGAACAAAATTTTAAGTGCAAGTTTACTCTAATCGAAGGTGCTGTAGTAGGGGAAAAGATTGAAAAGGTTGTTGATACAGTTCAGTTCATGGCCTCAGCAGATGGGGGATCTATCATTAAGGCTACTTCCGAGTTTTACACTATTGGTGATTACAAAATGGGTGAAGATGAAATCCAGATGGGCAAAGACATGGCCGTCGGAACTTTCAAGATGGTGGAAGGTTACCTCTTGCAGAACCCAGATGCCTATGCTTAA